The following coding sequences lie in one Vitis vinifera cultivar Pinot Noir 40024 chromosome 19, ASM3070453v1 genomic window:
- the LOC100265899 gene encoding NEP1-interacting protein-like 1: protein MKGCFSCLENMVLRCREAVSFRVFSQTRDSGNGLVFRVMKSAVLAAFTCIFALGGAVVGTITGAIKGQTTETGFFRGSGIGAVTGAITALQLLESVAAGESLSKAALLCSLVNGKVFMEWVSPAVLKAYQWQISTLETNYGETEDFYNISGAKGLPHNFIEKLPKSNFCHSNAEMYNEISCTICLQDFKDGEMTRGLPSCRHYFHMECVDQWLTLHGSCPMCRKDVCMDT from the exons ATGAAGGGGTGCTTTTCCTGCCTAGAAAACATGGTTTTGAGGTGTAGAGAGGCTGTTTCGTTCCGGGTCTTCTCCCAAACGAGGGATTCTGGAAATGGGTTGGTGTTCAGAGTGATGAAGAGCGCTGTCCTCGCTGCCTTCACCTGCATTTTTGCCCTAG GAGGAGCAGTCGTGGGTACAATCACAGGAGCCATTAAAGGCCAAACCACAGAAACCGGCTTCTTTCGTGGGTCCGGAATAGGTGCGGTGACAGGGGCCATAACAGCCCTTCAGCTGCTTGAATCAGTCGCTGCTGGCGAGTCATTGTCTAAG GCAGCTTTGTTATGTAGCCTAGTGAATGGGAAGGTGTTCATGGAATGGGTGAGTCCTGCAGTGCTAAAAGCTTATCAATGGCAA ATTAGCACATTGGAAACAAATTATGGAGAGACTGAGGACTTTTACAACATCAGTGGAGCCAAAGGGCTGCCTCATAATTTCATTGAAAAGCTTCCCAAATCAAACTTTTGCCATAGCAATGCAGAAATGTATAATGAAATCAGTTGTACCATTTGCTTGCAG GATTTCAAGGATGGAGAGATGACAAGAGGGCTTCCAAGTTGCAGGCACTACTTTCATATGGAATGTGTAGATCAATGGCTAACCCTACATGGGTCTTGCCCCATGTGTAGAAAAGATGTTTGTATGGACACTTGA